Proteins found in one Fimbriimonadaceae bacterium genomic segment:
- a CDS encoding radical SAM protein → MALQMTLFGPEPRPKPPARMGQTVFTEREAKSILTPATGMMKSYDYMLNPYRGCQFGCSYCYAAWFSEPEEMATWGEWVQVKSNAVRLLRRERALPGAKVYIGSATDPYQPVESKTQLTRSLLEVMAEMSPQPRIVIQTRSPLVVRDVDVLGRFERVQVNVSVPTDDDTVRKVFEPSAPSIVRRLAALKMLHAAGIPTTACVMPMLPLRDPVDFARQLVESRADKVYTGYFHDGARHYRVGTRPEGLRLARKYQWTPEKYEAAAAALKAALDLREGAPAA, encoded by the coding sequence ATGGCACTGCAGATGACGTTGTTCGGGCCGGAACCCCGGCCCAAGCCGCCGGCGAGGATGGGCCAGACCGTGTTCACCGAGCGCGAGGCCAAATCGATCCTCACCCCGGCGACGGGGATGATGAAGAGCTACGACTACATGCTCAACCCGTACCGTGGCTGCCAGTTCGGGTGTTCGTACTGTTATGCGGCGTGGTTCTCCGAGCCAGAGGAGATGGCGACGTGGGGAGAGTGGGTCCAGGTCAAGTCGAACGCCGTCCGGCTGCTGCGCAGGGAAAGGGCCCTGCCTGGCGCGAAGGTGTACATCGGTTCGGCCACCGACCCCTACCAGCCGGTCGAATCGAAGACCCAGTTGACCCGGTCGTTGTTGGAGGTGATGGCCGAAATGTCACCCCAACCTCGGATCGTCATTCAGACCCGGTCGCCGCTCGTGGTCCGCGACGTCGACGTCCTCGGACGGTTCGAGCGCGTCCAAGTCAACGTGTCGGTGCCGACCGACGACGACACCGTGCGCAAGGTGTTCGAGCCCTCCGCGCCAAGTATCGTCCGCCGGTTGGCCGCGCTCAAGATGCTCCATGCCGCGGGGATCCCGACGACGGCCTGCGTGATGCCGATGCTGCCCCTGCGCGACCCGGTGGACTTCGCCCGGCAGCTGGTCGAGTCCCGGGCGGACAAGGTCTACACCGGCTACTTCCACGACGGGGCGCGCCACTACCGGGTCGGGACGAGGCCGGAGGGCCTGCGCCTGGCCCGCAAGTACCAGTGGACCCCCGAGAAGTACGAGGCGGCGGCCGCCGCCCTGAAGGCTGCGCTCGACCTGCGCGAAGGTGCGCCGGCCGCCTAG
- a CDS encoding LacI family DNA-binding transcriptional regulator codes for MATKPKSNRNVSLRDIAERVNVSPFTVSVVLNGSKSNTRVSEATRSRIVDAARDMGYLPNSLARALRTKQTNILGLYFGYGHLEPHDSFHAEVLTGLQRGCEECYRDLMIHYSFHRYGVDEVFAELAGGKIDGLVLIAAPGDPLVEKLRGSTMRFVAITDRIPGVPSVIADDEAGSVAIAEHLHAKGHKTILYRQCPGVSDSATRRKDAFVQRAAELGMSTVEGSTTDWRGKVEAHEADLLARRRELGITAAVCWGDPSAHALCAYCKEVGISVPQELAVAGFNGIQPPFEPATKLTTVRAHWANVAQRAVQLLVNQLDGTGEVADLTVLPVEFTPGETT; via the coding sequence ATGGCAACTAAGCCCAAGTCGAACCGGAACGTCAGTCTGCGAGACATCGCAGAGCGGGTGAACGTCAGTCCGTTCACCGTTTCGGTCGTGCTGAACGGGTCGAAGTCAAACACCCGGGTCTCGGAGGCGACCCGGTCGCGGATCGTCGACGCGGCGCGGGACATGGGTTACCTGCCCAATTCCTTGGCGCGGGCATTGCGCACCAAGCAGACCAACATCCTGGGCTTGTACTTTGGTTACGGGCACCTGGAGCCGCACGACTCCTTCCATGCCGAAGTGCTGACCGGGCTCCAACGCGGTTGCGAAGAGTGCTATCGCGACCTGATGATCCACTACTCGTTCCACCGCTATGGCGTGGACGAAGTCTTTGCCGAGCTCGCCGGCGGCAAGATCGACGGGCTGGTGCTGATCGCGGCGCCTGGCGACCCCTTGGTCGAAAAGCTCCGTGGCTCGACGATGCGCTTTGTCGCGATCACCGACCGGATCCCGGGCGTGCCGTCGGTCATCGCCGACGACGAGGCGGGGTCGGTGGCGATCGCCGAACACCTGCACGCCAAGGGCCACAAGACCATCCTGTACCGGCAGTGCCCCGGGGTCTCCGACTCGGCGACCCGCCGCAAGGACGCGTTCGTCCAGCGGGCCGCTGAGCTGGGCATGTCCACGGTCGAGGGCTCCACGACGGACTGGAGGGGCAAGGTGGAGGCGCACGAGGCCGACTTGCTCGCCCGCCGAAGGGAGCTGGGCATCACCGCGGCGGTCTGTTGGGGCGACCCCAGCGCGCACGCCCTCTGCGCCTACTGCAAGGAAGTCGGGATATCCGTCCCGCAAGAATTGGCCGTCGCGGGGTTCAACGGGATTCAACCCCCGTTCGAACCCGCGACGAAGCTCACCACTGTACGTGCTCATTGGGCGAACGTCGCCCAGCGGGCCGTGCAACTTCTCGTCAACCAACTCGACGGCACGGGGGAGGTCGCAGACCTGACTGTGCTGCCCGTCGAATTCACCCCTGGGGAGACCACGTGA
- the rpmJ gene encoding 50S ribosomal protein L36 — protein MKVRASVKKICNKCKIIKREGVVRVICSNPKHKQRQG, from the coding sequence ATGAAAGTCCGGGCCAGTGTCAAGAAGATTTGTAACAAGTGCAAGATCATCAAGCGCGAGGGTGTCGTGCGGGTGATCTGCTCGAACCCTAAGCATAAGCAGAGGCAAGGCTAA
- a CDS encoding aldehyde dehydrogenase family protein, with amino-acid sequence MAATTPSLSQTDLQTWQSDGRPIPEVRDGLKYLVGGEIKEWGGTTQEIESCLFFTWNGGTVRPKLGPGAMLDPEESMRALAAAEKAWDEGRGEWPTMSTDQRIRAMEKFVERMVTVRDVVVERMMWEIGKTLKDSQNEFDRTVKYIEDTLKSLKDMERDAARFSVETGFFAQIRRSPLGPTLCMGPYNYPLNETFATLIPAVVMGNPVISKLPRYGQLLNIPLLEAFAECFPPGVVNIISGRGNEIITPMIHSGRLSMLAFIGASKTADVLKSAHPHPHRFRSVLSLDAKNPAMILEDADMDVVIPQVIAGALGFNGQRCTALKMMFVHKSREEEFLTRLGTAIDGLKAGHPWTPGVRVTPVADHRGAMKFLGGLIDEAVSTGATVVNRGGGDRVENYMHPAVVHNVSPKTQLYQVEQFGPVLPVNSFEKPEEVMKYIVESPFGQQVSVFGYDPKVIGPVIDVLVNQVSRINLNTQCQRGPDNFPFTGRKASAEGTLSVTDALKRFSLRSLVATDYDERNRDLVNGILAARSSNFLRTDFIF; translated from the coding sequence ATGGCCGCGACCACCCCTTCCCTCAGTCAGACCGACCTGCAGACCTGGCAGTCCGACGGCCGGCCGATCCCCGAAGTCAGAGACGGTCTGAAGTATCTCGTCGGCGGCGAGATCAAAGAGTGGGGAGGCACCACCCAAGAGATCGAGTCCTGCCTCTTCTTCACATGGAACGGAGGCACTGTCCGTCCGAAACTTGGGCCGGGCGCGATGCTCGACCCCGAAGAGTCCATGCGGGCCCTTGCCGCGGCCGAGAAGGCGTGGGACGAGGGCCGGGGCGAGTGGCCCACGATGTCCACCGACCAGCGGATCCGGGCGATGGAGAAGTTCGTCGAACGTATGGTCACCGTCCGCGACGTCGTCGTCGAGCGGATGATGTGGGAGATCGGCAAGACCCTCAAGGACTCTCAGAACGAGTTCGACCGCACCGTCAAGTACATCGAGGACACCCTCAAGTCACTCAAGGACATGGAGCGTGACGCGGCGCGGTTCAGCGTCGAGACGGGCTTTTTCGCCCAGATCCGCCGCTCACCGCTGGGCCCGACGCTGTGCATGGGGCCGTACAACTATCCTCTTAACGAGACCTTTGCGACCCTGATCCCCGCCGTCGTCATGGGGAACCCGGTCATCAGCAAGCTTCCCCGCTACGGCCAGCTCCTCAACATCCCGTTGCTGGAGGCCTTCGCGGAGTGCTTCCCGCCTGGCGTCGTCAACATCATCAGCGGGCGCGGCAACGAGATCATCACGCCGATGATCCACAGCGGGCGGCTGTCCATGCTCGCGTTCATCGGGGCCTCGAAGACGGCTGATGTGCTCAAGAGCGCCCACCCCCACCCACACCGGTTCCGGTCGGTCCTTTCGCTGGACGCCAAGAACCCGGCGATGATCCTGGAGGACGCCGACATGGACGTCGTCATCCCGCAGGTCATCGCGGGCGCCCTCGGTTTCAACGGCCAGCGGTGCACCGCCCTCAAGATGATGTTCGTCCACAAGTCCCGCGAGGAGGAGTTCCTGACCCGGCTGGGCACCGCGATCGACGGGCTCAAGGCGGGACACCCGTGGACGCCCGGTGTCCGCGTTACCCCCGTCGCCGACCACCGTGGCGCGATGAAGTTCCTCGGCGGCCTGATCGACGAGGCGGTCTCGACGGGGGCGACGGTCGTCAACCGGGGTGGCGGCGACCGCGTGGAGAACTACATGCACCCCGCCGTGGTCCACAACGTCTCGCCGAAGACGCAGCTTTACCAAGTGGAGCAGTTCGGCCCCGTCCTGCCGGTGAACTCGTTTGAAAAGCCGGAGGAAGTGATGAAGTACATCGTCGAGTCGCCGTTCGGCCAGCAAGTCAGCGTCTTTGGCTACGACCCGAAGGTGATCGGGCCGGTCATCGACGTGCTTGTCAACCAGGTCAGCCGGATCAACCTGAACACCCAGTGCCAGCGCGGGCCCGACAATTTCCCGTTCACCGGCCGCAAAGCGTCGGCGGAAGGGACGCTCTCGGTGACCGACGCGCTCAAGCGCTTCTCCCTCCGGTCGCTGGTGGCGACGGACTACGATGAACGTAACCGCGACCTCGTCAACGGCATCCTCGCCGCCCGGTCGAGCAACTTCCTACGCACCGACTTCATCTTCTGA
- a CDS encoding ribokinase, giving the protein MKTVLVVGSANLDHVYRVRQIPAPGMTVAATGYQTFPGGKGMNQAVACARSGAQVVFCGSVGDDDAGSALLQVLQESGVDVSHVVRSEVPTGNASILVADDGTNLITVAGGSNAALDTGHVEKTLAAVRPDAVLAQLETNMPCVEAASRHPMFILNPAPAAALPDRLLRRCFAVTPNETEAESLTGVAPVDEASTLRCGERLREQGAQNVVVTLGEKGSFWLGADGPAMVGTPRVSPVDTTAAGDVFNGALVAALMLGDDFAGALRYASQAAALSTTRMGAISSVPTRAEVEAAFG; this is encoded by the coding sequence ATGAAAACCGTGCTGGTCGTCGGCAGCGCTAACCTTGACCATGTCTACCGGGTGCGCCAGATTCCCGCCCCGGGAATGACGGTCGCCGCCACCGGTTACCAGACCTTTCCGGGTGGCAAAGGCATGAACCAGGCGGTCGCCTGCGCCCGGTCCGGGGCCCAGGTGGTCTTTTGCGGCAGTGTCGGCGACGACGACGCCGGCTCGGCCTTGCTCCAGGTCCTCCAAGAGTCCGGTGTCGATGTCAGCCATGTCGTCCGTTCGGAGGTGCCGACGGGCAACGCCTCGATCCTCGTCGCCGACGACGGGACCAACCTCATCACCGTCGCGGGGGGAAGCAACGCCGCCCTCGACACCGGGCATGTCGAAAAGACGCTGGCCGCAGTACGGCCCGACGCCGTTCTGGCCCAACTGGAAACCAACATGCCCTGCGTGGAGGCGGCCTCGCGGCACCCCATGTTCATCCTTAACCCGGCTCCCGCCGCCGCCCTGCCCGACAGACTGCTCCGCCGGTGCTTTGCCGTCACCCCCAACGAGACCGAGGCCGAATCCCTTACCGGGGTGGCACCCGTCGACGAGGCGAGCACCCTTCGTTGTGGCGAGCGGCTCCGAGAACAGGGAGCCCAAAACGTCGTGGTCACGCTGGGAGAGAAGGGGTCGTTCTGGCTCGGTGCCGACGGCCCGGCCATGGTCGGCACCCCCAGGGTGAGCCCCGTCGACACGACGGCGGCGGGCGACGTTTTCAACGGCGCCTTGGTCGCCGCCCTCATGCTGGGCGACGACTTTGCCGGCGCCCTGCGCTATGCCTCCCAGGCGGCCGCCCTCAGCACCACGCGGATGGGGGCGATCTCGTCGGTCCCGACCAGGGCCGAGGTGGAGGCCGCCTTCGGCTAG
- the rpsM gene encoding 30S ribosomal protein S13, which produces MARIAGVDLPRNKGVYYGLQSIFGIGPKGASDIIAKTGLDPRKKISDLTDEEVAQIRTVIDSDFVVEGDLRRDIYSNIRRLMEIGCYRGVRHKRGLPTRGQRTRSNARTRKGKAKTVAGKKKAKK; this is translated from the coding sequence ATGGCGCGTATCGCAGGCGTAGACCTACCACGCAACAAGGGCGTTTATTACGGCCTCCAGAGCATCTTTGGAATCGGCCCGAAAGGCGCGTCGGACATCATCGCCAAGACTGGCCTTGACCCGCGCAAGAAGATCAGTGACCTCACCGACGAAGAGGTCGCCCAGATCCGCACGGTGATTGACAGCGACTTTGTTGTCGAAGGTGACTTGCGCCGCGACATCTATTCCAACATCCGCCGTCTGATGGAGATCGGTTGCTACCGTGGTGTCCGGCACAAGCGAGGCCTGCCCACCCGAGGCCAACGCACCCGGAGCAACGCCCGCACCCGCAAAGGCAAGGCCAAGACCGTCGCCGGCAAGAAGAAGGCCAAGAAGTAA
- a CDS encoding DNA-3-methyladenine glycosylase I yields MDGACTWPSGDLMVAYHDEEWGRPNRDPRYLFEFLVLEGAQAGLSWSTVLARREGYRRVFRGFDPRQVAAFTSDDVEQALLDPGIVRNRAKVLATVANAQAWLALPDPSGLLWSYVGGRPVVNSWRTPTEAPAVTDEAVAMSKGLQRLGFSFVGPTICYAFMQAVGMVNDHLVTCPGWQACQDVRQ; encoded by the coding sequence ATGGATGGGGCGTGCACATGGCCCAGCGGCGACCTGATGGTCGCGTACCACGACGAGGAATGGGGCCGTCCCAACCGGGACCCTCGCTACTTGTTCGAGTTCCTCGTCCTTGAGGGGGCCCAGGCCGGCCTCAGTTGGTCCACCGTCTTGGCGCGGCGCGAGGGGTACCGGCGGGTCTTCCGCGGTTTCGACCCTCGTCAGGTCGCCGCGTTCACCTCCGATGATGTCGAGCAGGCCCTCCTGGACCCCGGAATCGTCCGTAACCGGGCGAAAGTCCTGGCCACGGTCGCCAACGCCCAGGCGTGGCTGGCCCTGCCCGACCCCTCGGGCCTTCTCTGGTCCTACGTCGGCGGACGCCCTGTCGTGAACTCATGGCGGACGCCGACGGAGGCCCCCGCCGTCACCGACGAGGCGGTGGCGATGAGCAAAGGGCTCCAGAGGCTGGGGTTTTCGTTCGTCGGCCCGACGATCTGCTATGCCTTCATGCAAGCGGTCGGCATGGTGAACGACCACTTAGTGACCTGTCCCGGTTGGCAAGCCTGCCAAGACGTCCGACAATAG
- the rpsK gene encoding 30S ribosomal protein S11, producing MARKQTSRGKAKEKRQVAHGHVYIHSSFNNTIVTVTDPQGNTLCWASAGHVGFKGSRKGTPFAAQLAAENAAKKAKAHGMETCDVHVSGPGGGRETAIRSVHANGLEVKLIKDVTPVPHNGCRPPKKRRV from the coding sequence ATGGCACGCAAGCAAACCTCCCGCGGCAAGGCCAAAGAAAAGCGACAGGTGGCCCACGGCCACGTGTATATCCACTCGTCGTTCAACAACACGATCGTCACGGTGACCGACCCGCAGGGCAACACGCTGTGCTGGGCGAGCGCCGGCCACGTCGGGTTCAAGGGCAGCCGCAAGGGCACCCCGTTCGCCGCCCAGTTGGCGGCGGAGAACGCCGCGAAGAAGGCGAAGGCCCACGGCATGGAAACCTGCGACGTGCACGTCAGCGGCCCCGGCGGCGGACGCGAGACCGCGATCCGTTCTGTCCACGCCAACGGCTTGGAAGTGAAGCTGATCAAGGACGTGACGCCCGTCCCGCACAACGGGTGCCGCCCGCCGAAGAAACGCCGCGTCTAA
- a CDS encoding prepilin-type N-terminal cleavage/methylation domain-containing protein has translation MKRNNSAGFTLIELLVVIAIIAILAAILFPVFAQAKAAAKTTATISNVKQITLGGLIYSNDYDDVAHLYQDVTKSPTAGYYAILEPYLKSKQIMFDAARGVAVDTSSTTDYTWSQFVTLAANRNGWLGYEPFTPPDTFYPRVYRTISAQEEIAKRGAYMIVTRPTGNLSTGYNFVTDEAACAVSVSPETVANTRLNRVYSATKFHRDKIIAGFGDGHAGNVPYTRVSGVYQTVTEAEECAGYGGGNTTYIPLDKSEGGGMDKTFWGHWEQATQ, from the coding sequence ATGAAACGCAACAACTCCGCTGGCTTCACCCTCATCGAGCTCCTTGTCGTCATCGCGATCATCGCGATTTTGGCGGCCATTCTCTTCCCGGTCTTCGCCCAGGCAAAGGCCGCGGCCAAGACGACGGCCACCATCTCGAACGTCAAGCAGATCACCTTGGGTGGCCTCATCTACTCCAACGACTACGACGACGTCGCCCACCTGTACCAGGACGTGACCAAGAGCCCGACGGCGGGTTACTACGCGATCCTCGAGCCCTATCTCAAGAGCAAGCAGATCATGTTCGACGCCGCCCGTGGCGTCGCGGTGGACACGAGCAGTACCACCGACTACACGTGGTCTCAGTTCGTGACCCTCGCCGCCAACCGCAACGGCTGGCTCGGATACGAGCCGTTCACGCCGCCCGACACGTTCTATCCGCGCGTCTACCGGACGATCTCGGCCCAAGAAGAAATCGCCAAGCGCGGCGCCTACATGATCGTCACGAGGCCGACCGGCAACCTGTCGACGGGTTACAACTTCGTCACGGACGAGGCGGCCTGCGCCGTCAGCGTCAGCCCCGAGACCGTGGCCAACACCCGTCTGAACCGCGTCTATTCGGCGACGAAGTTCCACCGCGACAAGATCATCGCCGGGTTCGGCGACGGCCATGCCGGGAACGTCCCGTACACCCGGGTGAGCGGCGTCTATCAGACGGTCACCGAGGCCGAGGAATGCGCCGGTTACGGTGGCGGAAACACGACGTACATCCCGCTTGACAAGTCGGAGGGCGGCGGCATGGACAAGACCTTCTGGGGGCACTGGGAGCAGGCCACGCAGTAA
- a CDS encoding ABC transporter ATP-binding protein: MAEAVESGYLGQEVSRGSWKAFKYVLRFLRPQIHRLLLVCLIDVSVTLLNLTMPWLGKSIIDQAFPARDWNLAVRIACVLAGLAASVYLLSALRTYIYSTAEMLVGLDIRRRMYARIQRIALEEVESVPVGQMQFRVSTDADRIAHMLVRILPTCTMLVEFALILVAAVSVDPVLTLVVLGFLVPWTILFVWVTHYGRVYDRRRLKLCELRDASVMEAASSFSTIKALGRSRFERLRNTKANIGVQRVAAQGYLILVGFEFATQKLLPYLKQTTIYVYLIRKVVFGQMTLGMTVPMIAYLGRLAFPLERIVNFGCWIWQTMVSADRLMQILTAPEDAADAPGAVPLGDFSGRLEMVGVSASRPGIGPVLRDVDLTLSPGKMVAVVGPSGAGKSTLVSVALRLVGRDSGQVLLDGKDVDALRASTFRRQCGVVNQHTFIFAGSVRDNLLVADPEASDDRLAAVMDEVGLGPWLAGLGHGLDTDLASGAGLSEGQRQRIGLARAVLGDPKLLLLDEPTSALDAETEALVMAVVRRVSRGRAVLLVTHRLHTVVDADEIVVMDKGAVVERGTHGQLLRSGGLYQRMNQAHERTTVTVNP, translated from the coding sequence ATGGCCGAAGCAGTTGAGTCGGGCTACTTGGGACAGGAGGTCTCGCGAGGCTCGTGGAAGGCCTTCAAGTACGTCCTGCGTTTCCTCCGGCCGCAGATCCACCGACTCCTTCTCGTCTGTCTGATCGACGTCTCGGTCACGTTGCTCAACTTGACGATGCCCTGGCTGGGCAAGTCCATCATCGACCAGGCCTTTCCCGCCCGGGACTGGAACCTGGCGGTGAGGATCGCCTGTGTCCTTGCCGGCCTTGCCGCGTCGGTCTATCTGCTTTCGGCCTTGAGGACCTACATTTATTCGACCGCCGAGATGCTCGTGGGCCTCGACATCCGCCGTCGGATGTACGCCCGGATCCAGCGGATCGCACTGGAGGAGGTCGAGTCCGTGCCGGTCGGCCAGATGCAGTTCCGGGTCAGCACCGACGCCGACCGGATCGCCCACATGCTGGTCCGGATACTGCCTACCTGCACGATGCTGGTGGAGTTCGCCCTGATCCTTGTCGCCGCCGTCAGTGTCGACCCGGTCCTCACCCTGGTCGTCCTCGGGTTCTTGGTGCCCTGGACCATCTTGTTCGTCTGGGTGACCCACTACGGCCGGGTCTACGACCGCCGCCGCCTGAAGCTCTGCGAGCTCCGCGACGCCTCGGTCATGGAGGCGGCGTCCAGTTTTTCCACGATCAAGGCGCTCGGCCGGTCGCGGTTCGAGCGACTTCGGAACACCAAGGCGAACATCGGCGTGCAGCGGGTCGCCGCCCAGGGGTATCTCATCCTTGTCGGCTTCGAGTTCGCGACCCAAAAGCTCTTGCCCTACCTGAAGCAGACGACGATCTATGTCTATCTCATCCGTAAGGTCGTGTTTGGGCAGATGACCCTGGGCATGACGGTGCCGATGATCGCCTATTTGGGCCGGTTGGCGTTCCCCTTGGAGCGGATCGTCAACTTTGGATGCTGGATTTGGCAGACCATGGTCTCGGCCGACCGCCTGATGCAGATCCTGACCGCGCCGGAGGACGCCGCCGACGCCCCGGGGGCGGTGCCGCTGGGCGACTTTTCCGGAAGGTTGGAGATGGTGGGGGTCTCGGCGTCCAGGCCGGGGATCGGCCCCGTGCTCCGGGATGTGGACCTCACCCTGTCCCCCGGAAAGATGGTCGCCGTCGTGGGGCCGAGCGGAGCGGGCAAGAGCACCCTCGTCTCGGTCGCGTTGCGGTTGGTCGGCCGGGACTCCGGACAAGTCTTGCTCGACGGCAAGGACGTCGACGCCCTCCGGGCGTCCACCTTCCGCCGCCAATGCGGCGTGGTCAACCAACACACGTTCATCTTTGCCGGCTCGGTCCGCGACAACCTCCTTGTCGCCGACCCGGAGGCCAGTGACGACCGCCTTGCGGCGGTGATGGACGAGGTAGGCCTTGGGCCATGGCTCGCCGGGTTGGGCCACGGATTGGACACGGATCTGGCCAGTGGCGCCGGGCTGTCGGAAGGCCAGCGGCAACGGATCGGGCTTGCCCGGGCGGTGCTGGGCGACCCCAAGCTCCTGCTCCTCGACGAACCCACATCGGCCCTCGACGCCGAGACCGAAGCCTTGGTGATGGCGGTCGTCCGTCGCGTCAGCCGGGGCCGGGCCGTTCTGCTTGTCACCCACCGCCTGCACACCGTCGTCGACGCCGATGAGATCGTCGTGATGGACAAAGGCGCCGTGGTGGAGCGCGGAACGCACGGACAACTATTGCGAAGCGGCGGCCTGTACCAGCGCATGAACCAAGCCCATGAAAGGACGACAGTGACGGTGAACCCATGA
- a CDS encoding ABC transporter ATP-binding protein, producing MSQSPDPRSGAGPEASTWQVLVRLWGFLRPYRSKFILGLAFVLLAVPLAQLAVFLTRDLTNQAIASGSMTAPQRWDAVVRILLLQAGLWLVSNILSVWREVIEWYVSMRATLDLRLRYYRHLLRLSMATLSQRPPGEHLYRATADMVSMFRVGNRVETSTPAGQMPPDSKEVQLTYFYSNDVDPYDPGVMGIFSRTMPLFLETSYSLAWGCALLWLIDPVVSLILLAYIVPFAVLSYLAFNKVQAAGFEFKAGVENETAVLRDSISGLRAVASAGRLAFQRKKFFRAAGGARTAGVRLAGKLVQTQGLLQQGMRWVVTVVVYLYLARRIVLGQATIGDWVATALLIEAAQMPLQNFVQLLQLVKMQLVPVRRILETLDTSPQLLDKPDAKAMERVEGGIEFSGVDFSYRQGEPVLRALDLTIKPGEYLGIVGPSGAGKSSLVNLCLRLYGAEGGAVLVDGQDIRDVAVDSYLQHVACVPQATFLYQGSLADNIRFGLPEATDDQILDALRLAGADEFVTRRPEGIDALVGERSGLSGGERQRIGIARAIVRDPKILFLDEATSALDPEAEARVLATIERIRKGRTVVSVAHRLKAVEACDRIIVLEGGRIVQSGSHAELVQVPGTYRDLWLRQAAEEDHGRSS from the coding sequence ATGTCTCAATCCCCCGACCCAAGGAGTGGCGCCGGCCCAGAAGCCAGCACGTGGCAAGTCCTCGTGCGCCTTTGGGGGTTCCTCCGGCCCTACCGGTCGAAGTTCATCTTGGGTCTGGCCTTCGTCCTGCTGGCGGTCCCGTTGGCCCAACTGGCCGTTTTCTTGACCCGTGACCTGACGAACCAGGCCATCGCGTCAGGGTCGATGACGGCCCCGCAACGGTGGGACGCCGTGGTGCGCATCCTCCTGCTGCAGGCGGGCCTGTGGCTGGTCAGCAACATCCTCTCGGTATGGCGCGAGGTCATCGAGTGGTATGTCTCGATGCGGGCGACGCTGGACTTGCGCCTGCGCTATTACCGTCATCTCCTCCGGCTTTCGATGGCGACTCTGTCGCAACGGCCTCCCGGCGAGCACCTCTATCGCGCCACGGCCGACATGGTCTCGATGTTCCGGGTCGGCAACCGGGTTGAAACATCGACCCCCGCGGGCCAGATGCCCCCCGACAGCAAGGAAGTCCAGCTCACGTATTTCTATTCAAACGACGTCGACCCCTACGACCCGGGCGTGATGGGGATTTTCAGCCGGACGATGCCCCTCTTTCTGGAGACGTCGTACTCGTTGGCGTGGGGCTGTGCGCTCCTGTGGTTGATCGACCCGGTCGTGTCTCTGATCTTGCTCGCCTACATCGTCCCGTTCGCGGTTCTGTCCTACCTCGCCTTCAACAAAGTCCAGGCCGCCGGGTTTGAGTTCAAGGCGGGCGTCGAGAACGAGACCGCCGTCCTGCGCGACAGCATCTCGGGCCTGAGGGCGGTGGCGTCGGCCGGCCGCCTGGCGTTCCAACGCAAGAAGTTCTTCCGGGCCGCCGGCGGAGCCCGGACGGCCGGGGTGCGCCTGGCGGGCAAGCTCGTCCAGACCCAAGGCCTGCTGCAGCAGGGGATGCGGTGGGTCGTCACCGTCGTCGTCTACCTGTATCTGGCCCGTCGCATCGTGCTGGGCCAGGCCACCATCGGCGACTGGGTGGCCACCGCACTCCTGATCGAGGCGGCCCAGATGCCGCTTCAGAACTTTGTCCAGCTCCTCCAGCTGGTCAAGATGCAGTTGGTCCCCGTCCGGCGCATTTTGGAGACCCTCGACACGTCGCCCCAGCTTCTCGACAAGCCAGACGCCAAGGCTATGGAGCGTGTCGAAGGAGGGATCGAGTTCAGCGGGGTGGACTTTTCCTACCGGCAGGGCGAGCCGGTGCTCCGGGCCCTCGACCTCACGATCAAGCCGGGCGAGTATCTCGGCATCGTCGGCCCGAGCGGGGCGGGGAAGAGTTCGCTGGTCAACCTTTGCCTGCGCCTCTACGGGGCCGAGGGTGGCGCGGTGCTCGTCGACGGGCAGGACATCCGCGACGTGGCGGTGGACTCCTACCTCCAACATGTCGCCTGTGTCCCTCAGGCCACGTTCCTCTATCAGGGCAGCCTGGCCGACAACATCCGGTTCGGCCTTCCCGAAGCGACCGACGACCAGATTCTCGACGCCCTTCGGCTCGCGGGGGCGGACGAGTTCGTCACCCGGCGGCCCGAGGGGATCGACGCCCTCGTGGGCGAGCGGAGCGGGTTGAGCGGCGGCGAACGCCAGCGTATCGGCATCGCCCGGGCCATCGTCCGCGACCCCAAGATCTTGTTCCTCGATGAGGCGACGTCGGCCCTCGACCCCGAAGCCGAGGCCAGGGTCTTGGCGACCATCGAGCGGATCCGCAAGGGTCGGACGGTGGTCTCGGTCGCCCACCGCTTGAAGGCAGTGGAGGCCTGCGACCGGATCATCGTGCTCGAGGGCGGGCGGATCGTCCAGTCGGGCAGCCACGCCGAACTCGTCCAGGTGCCGGGCACCTACCGAGACCTGTGGCTGCGCCAGGCCGCCGAGGAGGACCATGGCCGAAGCAGTTGA